The genomic region TTAAGTGTTCAAAACACTTTCCTATCAAATTTTTCTCGAAACATGCAAATATCCTGTAGTCAGGAGTCGGAAAGGAAATTTGTATCTGATGATTAAGGACCCCTTAACTACTACGTAAGTAAAAGCAGTGAAAGATTCAGCACCACAAAATCAGTCATAGAACAAAAATAATCGAACCAGACATGCTTGTACTCACAACCTTGCAATGAAACAACCATATCCAATAGAAAGTTTCAAAAGAACTATATTTTGTGGCCTGTGGCAACAAAATACCTATTGTCCAGCTTGGGAGGCTTTGTTCCAATTGTTGATCGATCATCTTTTCCACTCCTCGTTAAAGGAACAGAAACCTGCACTCGGGTCTGCAGTCTACATAGTAGCCAGCTAGTACATACATGTATCAACGTTGAAACAATTTTACCCCAAAACCTAATACAAGGGACACCTACTTCTTTGAGTTCTTTCTAGTTATAGCTAATGAAACATGATGCTTGTTTAGTACTAATTTGAGTAATTTCTCTAACAAATGCTTATTGGGAGCATGTGTACGTTGCAGCTTAAGATAGACTAGGCTACTACAAAACCTGGTTATTAATCAGTCAAATTATGCATTAATCATAGACCCTCCCTCTTCCCAATGATCAACAGCTACCAAAATTAAATTGCCTATGAAATCCCAGAAGAATTCCCAGAGACCCAAAAGAATTCAAATGGACTCATTTTGAAACTATAAACGTCGGAATAAATTCTCAAAATCTAACCCTTATTAACTAGCCTGTAACTTGTATATATTAGCTTCAAAAGAAAGGAGCATTTTCATCCCATTACGTACTGTGAGGTGAAAAGAACGAAATTCGTCTTCCTCAATCAATCAGCTTGTGGCTTCCTCCTCAATTATGTCTACTGTAGTTAAAATCGGGCCCTGCATTGAGATGTCTGCAACCGTCGCAAAGAAGAACAAAGACGTTGATGAATCCATTGAAAAGTTCTTGTCTACGAATAAGAACTTTGTTATCGGCCTGAACATAGAGTTGAGTTTTAGCCGAGATTCAGAAGTTCTAACAAGAAGCAAAATAGCTATTCTGTCACTGTGTGATGGCCAGCATTGCCTTATTGTTCAGCTTCCTCACTTGGACTCAGTACCAACCTCGCTCTGTAATTTTCTTCAACTAACGGATTACACATTTGTGGGATTCGACATTGCGAGAAGCATGGAAAGGCTGGAGAAAGAGTACGGTTTCGGCTGCAAGAACTACGATGATTTGAAGACTATGGCTGCAAAATATGACAACCAGCAGGGCTATGCTGCTTTCTGGGGTTCTGCTAGCATGGTTGATAATCTTCGTTATGAAAAGTTCCGAACTGGAGTCTTTTCCAGTTGGAATCCCTTTGAAGGTAATCGTGATAAACTTAAGAATGCGGTTTTTTACAACTGGGGTGATAGATATCTCAACGAAAACCAGGTCACTCGTGCTACTATCAATGTCTATGTTAATCATAGACTTGGGGAAGCGTTGGGGTATTTCTAGGTCGTACGTACGTGCTTCCGTACATATGCTGAGAAACTTAATTTGCATGCTAGCTAGCTGCTGTTGTTTTTCTGCTGGTTAATTTGTTGCTTTACTTGTGATCTTGAGCAATATCCTTTCGTGGTGTTATTGACATTTGCCTTGTTCGAAATTACCATATCAATATATTGGTGGTACCTAAAAAAATAGAATGTGATCATTTTTTTAGAGTTGTGAAATGCTAATTGAACTCAAGCGAAATTTGGAACACAAGTCTTCTATTTGTAACTTTCTTTGAACATATGGTGCTAGATTTCCAAATACACAGGAGATTTGATAAGATAATAATGTTTGAAAGGGAGCTCAAACACTGGAGGCTACCTTGGAGTTGGAGGCTTGGACCCTATTTAATCAGGCAAGTGTTTCCGTGGGAAGTAACATTCCAACCCTACAAAGACTTGGACATGATTGTAATGAGATTACAGTTCATCCGCTGCGTCTTAAGCTATAAGAACAACGTCAACAGTGAAAAGCTACTGACCAAATGATCCAAAAATACAACATCCCCGTCCAAAAGGTCATCATGGTTCCTCACCTCTCTCATTTCAAGCAGAATCCCAGAGCCTCCAAACACGTCATGAAAGAGGTTCTGTCCAGCATGGGTGTCCCGGAACACAAGCATATCCCCATTCTTGAAACAATATTCAATGCCGTTTGGACGAGGACGAAGTGGTGGCGGTGCAGCCTGATCTTCGTCTGCTGGTAATCAATAAGGGTTTGGAGAGAGACTTCATAGAGATAGCTTGGAAACTTAAGTAGAGTAATCGTTGTGCGTCATTTGCATGGAGGAGTTTGAGAATGTTAGTGAATTGGTGATGATGATCAAGTGGATAATCGCTTGCCTTGCTTGCACCTTTTTCATGGGCTTGCATTGTAGAGTGGCTCCGAACCTACTCTCCCAGTGTCCTGTGTCCCGGTACTCTTACATGGTTTTTACACACGATCAAAGTCGAGGCGGAGGTGCAAAGGGTGCAGCGTCAGACTCCAGCAGTAGTTGCTGGCATTCATGGCATGTGCAGTCTGTTAATCTGTTTGTAAAGTGAACGGCGTTGTTCTACAAAATTGTGAAGTGTAGAGATCATGAAACAATTTTCTAGTTTCAGACATCAAGAACACCAATGCAACGGAAGGGTACATTTTAACACAACCTCTTCAGCAAAAGCAAAAACTGTACAAACCATTAACTACAGACCAAGTGTAAAAACTACAAGATCCTAACTTTGAATTATGTCCCAACTAAGTGAGATGACATTTCATCATCACTGCCTGCTGGCTTTGGCAGTCCAAAATGCAACTGAATTGAATCACTCAACACCACACAACCAATAAGAAATCAAACGAGAATCATGTTGTGGATTCACTGAATTGAGCCCAGCAAAGAGGCAATTTAATAGAAAAGTTGAAAATGGAACAAAATACGGAGGCACTCTGACCATTTGTAGTTCTAACATAGTCTAATAAAATAAAGTGACCAAAAGAAAATAACTCAGAGTTCAATTCTCTACAAGAAAGATTCAGAAACAAAACCAACCCCAATCCCTCTTTCAGCTTGTTCATCCAATCAGTCATGATCAAGTTAGACAAACAAGTTGGGCCTCGATGCCTTGTACGTGGTCTTCAACTTCCTGGTAGGTGGCCTGACTTTCCTGGTAATCAATGGAAACTTGATCTTGGAATTGTGGAATTGCTTAGTACATTCCCTCTTGCAAAGCTTAGCTGGGATAGTGGCAATCTTGATAATTTGGATACAAGGAAACCTGACCCTGTGGCGAGAAGCCATCTCGTTGTACATCTGATCCACAGCCCCATTCAGAGTGGTGTCACGGTACTCCTTGTACATGTTGTGATACCCTGTCCTGCTTTGATACCTCAACCAAATACCATAGTTCTCAACAACAGTTGGCTTCTTCTCAAAAATCTGCACCCAATTCCAATCAAATCCTCAAAATTATACCAAAAGAGTTCACCACCAGTCATTTTGAGCAACAACCAACAAACAATTATAAAATAGTGTAATGCAGAAGAAACCCAAGAAAGCATAGCAACCAAGTCCAATGTAGATTCATATACAAAAGAGACCCTGTTTCTCTACGGTTTAAATGAAAACTACACGGGCAAAGAAGCAAAAAGAGCCAACAGCACTTAAAAAACACGGAAATGAACTTCCGCAAATTCAATTTCACAGCTAATGACCTGAATTGAATTTCACAACAGGGCGAACAAACATAATTCGATACGATTCATACACCAAAATGTGAAAGGACAAGAAAAATAACCTCATTGATGGCAAGCATTTGGCCATTGCTCTTCTTGACCTTCTTCAGCTTCTTCAAGAAATACCTAATCCACACATAATTAACTAAAATTTAAAAAAAAATCGAGACATTTAACATTTTGGGATCAATAAACACCAAAAAGATCAGGATCAAGAGCTTTACCAGAACTTGGATTTGGCGCGAACCTCATTGGTGTGCCAAAGCTTCATACGGTAGATCTTCGGGGTGTCCTCAGCATCCTTGGGGAGGGCCCTACCCACGACCTGGTACTGGTGATACTGCAACACAGAAAACGACGCCGTTAGATGCAGCTCAGTTTATCGGCGATCAGAGAGCTAGAAAAGAGATCGGAGAGGGGGTTGTGCAGGCTTTACCTTGAGAGCAACCATGTTTGCGACGGCGACGATCTCTGAGGCCTCTCTCTCACTCGGTTTCGCTCTCTGATTTTAAGAAGCGCGGCCTAGGGTTTTTGGTCTTGTTTATATATGAGGTCGAAACCCTATGCAAATGAAGTTTGGGTTTTCTTAGAGCAGTCCTGGCCCATTGGACTCATGTAAAAAGTACGGCCCGTTTAGCAGATTGAAGAAATTGAGATTTTGCTTTCTTTTTTGAGAGAATTTCTTTTTGGTTATTGGTGTGATCGTCTTTTGATTCTACTATGTCTGATTCTTGGCCACCGTCTCCTTGCAACTTGGGCAAGTTTAACCATGACTTCGGCAACGGAGACCCCCGAGGAGGGTTACTTGGGAAGCAAGACTAGTGAAGTCTAGAACGATTTTGTAAGGATGAGTGGAGGAGGGTAAGTTTGGAAGGCTAAAGATCAGTGAAGTCAGGAATGATGAGGTTTATGGATGTAGTTCATAATTCTGTTTACATTCATATATCTTTAACATGATCTGTATTCTGTAATGTTCTAGCCTTCTAGGATCGTACCCAATGTACAAGCAATGGCAACATATTCCAGATGTGATCCAGATTTATCGAAAGTAATTGTGAGAAACACCGCATACTAGCAGATATATACATTGCTTTCGGTATACCTGTGATAAGTTTGGAGTAACAGAAAACCATATTTATAAATACAAAACACCCAAATACTATGTCAAGTATTTGCAACAACTGAAACCAGTACAGTATGTATAATTTAACAATAGACATCCAACTGCTTCTAGGTACAAACATAGAATCGAGCCTGCCGTCCATATGATCCTCACCAGGTGTGAGTTCCTTTTGTAACGCCAAGAGTAATAGCTAGCAAAGCAAGAATTGACTGAAAAAAAGAAGAGTGTACATAGTTCCATGTTAGGGCATGAAATATATAAAAATCCCACTTCTAAGATGAATACACAGAACTTTCGCAAAAGAAAACATAAAGTACCGGATAAAAGATAAATACATGGCAAGTGAAAAAGGGGGCTACAAGTCACAACGGACATGAGGAGAACAGGAAACCTCAGACATGCACCTAGAATGATCCTTATGACTAACAATGCTCAAAAGTAGCAAGATGTGCACATTGCATGATAGGTTCAAAACAATCAACAAATCCCTGAAATGGTATGTAGCTTAAAACATGCAGATCAGATTCAGCTGCAAATAGATTGCAAGCACACAGAATGACTATCAGATGTTCAGGCAAATTACACGCTACAACACACTTAACTGGATCACAAACTTTCCAACCATTCATAAATAATGCTACGTTCTATTTCAAAATGCAAGTGTCTAGAATATATGCAAATCAATAACCTTATCTTTGAGTGGAAAAAGAATATCA from Fragaria vesca subsp. vesca linkage group LG3, FraVesHawaii_1.0, whole genome shotgun sequence harbors:
- the LOC101299646 gene encoding 60S ribosomal protein L18a-like, translating into MSDDADSKTRGLAADHQSQPYYGTFQGVANYPPPQPLSEPVVGFPSPVPPPGVSGRPPLPPRSHHHHHHPPQHHGYQTVTGYAVVEGRPVRERRLPCCCGLGSGWVLFIMGFFLGGIPWYIGAFILLCVRVDYREKPGYVACTIAYHQYQVVGRALPKDAEDTPKIYRMKLWHTNEVRAKSKFWYFLKKLKKVKKSNGQMLAINEIFEKKPTVVENYGIWLRYQSRTGYHNMYKEYRDTTLNGAVDQMYNEMASRHRVRFPCIQIIKIATIPAKLCKRECTKQFHNSKIKFPLITRKVRPPTRKLKTTYKASRPNLFV